The proteins below come from a single Loxodonta africana isolate mLoxAfr1 chromosome 20, mLoxAfr1.hap2, whole genome shotgun sequence genomic window:
- the DYRK3 gene encoding dual specificity tyrosine-phosphorylation-regulated kinase 3 isoform X2 yields MMIDETKCPPCSNVLCNPSEPPLPRRFNITTEQLTSDHAQRFLNGGDMKVEQLFQDFGHSRPDTLQSAGITDSEKCSPTVSQGKSSESLNMVKSSSSSKAPKVVPLTPEQALKQYKHHLTAYEKLEIVNYPEIYFVGPNAKKRHGVVGGPNNGGYDDADGAYIHVPRDHLAYRYEVLKIIGKGSFGQVARVYDHKLGQYVALKVVRSEKRFRRQAAEEIRILEHLKKQDKTGSMNVIHMLESFTFRNHVCIAFELLSIDLYELIKKNKFQGFSVQLVRKFAQSILQSLDALHKNKIIHCDLKPENILLKHHGRSATKVIDFGSSCFEYQKLYTYIQSRFYRAPEIILGSRYSTPIDIWSFGCILAELLTGQPLFPGEDEGDQLACMMELLGMPPPKLLEQSKRAKYFINSKGLPRYCSVTTQADGRVVLVGGRSRRGKKRGPPGSKDWVTALKGCDDYLFIEFLKRCLHWDPSARLTPAQALRHPWISKSVPRPLTTEKVSGKRVVNPTNAFQGLGSKLPPVVGIASKLKANLMSETNGGIPLCSVLPKLIS; encoded by the exons ATGATGATAGATGAAACCAAGTGCCCACCCTGTTCAAATGTACTCTGCAATCCTTCCGAACCACCTCTACCCAGAAGATTCAAT ATTACCACTGAGCAGCTGACGAGCGACCATGCTCAGCGCTTTCTGAATGGAGGTGACATGAAGGTGGAGCAGCTGTTTCAAGACTTTGGCCACAGCAGACCCGATACTCTTCAGTCAGCTGGCATCACCGACTCTGAAAAATGCTCTCCTACCGTTTCTCAGGGCAAAAGTTCAGAGAGCTTGAATATGGTGAAGTCCAGCAGTTCATCCAAAGCTCCTAAAGTAGTGCCTCTGACTCCGGAACAAGCCCTGAAGCAGTATAAACACCACCTCACTGCTTACGAGAAGCTGGAAATCGTCAATTATCCAGAAATTTACTTTGTGGGGCCAAATGCCAAAAAAAGGCATGGGGTTGTTGGTGGTCCCAATAACGGGGGGTATGATGATGCAGATGGGGCCTACATTCACGTACCTCGAGACCACCTAGCGTATCGGTACGAGGTGCTGAAAATTATCGGCAAGGGGAGTTTTGGACAGGTAGCCCGGGTCTATGATCACAAGCTTGGGCAATATGTGGCCCTGAAGGTGGTACGCAGTGAGAAACGCTTCCGTCGCCAAGCAGCTGAGGAGATCCGGATTTTGGAGCATCTTAAAAAACAGGATAAAACTGGTAGCATGAACGTTATCCATATGCTGGAAAGTTTCACATTCCGGAACCATGTTTGcattgcctttgaattgttgagCATAGACCTTTatgagctaattaaaaaaaacaagtttcaggGTTTCAGCGTCCAGTTAGTGCGCAAGTTTGCCCAGTCCATTCTGCAGTCCCTGGATGCTCTCCACAAAAATAAGATCATTCACTGTGACCTGAAGCCAGAAAACATTCTCCTGAAACACCACGGGCGCAGTGCAACCAAGGTCATTGACTTTGGGTCCAGCTGCTTTGAGTACCAGAAGCTTTACACGTATATCCAGTCTCGGTTCTACAGAGCTCCAGAGATCATCTTAGGAAGCCGCTACAGCACGCCCATTGACATCTGGAGTTTTGGTTGCATCCTTGCAGAACTTTTAACAGGACAGCCTCTCTTCCCTGGAGAGGATGAAGGAGACCAGTTGGCCTGTATGATGGAGCTTCTAGGGATGCCGCCACCAAAACTTCTGGAGCAATCCAAACGTGCCAAGTACTTTATTAATTCGAAGGGCCTACCTCGCTATTGCTCTGTGACCACTCAGGCCGATGGGAGGGTTGTGCTTGTGGGGGGCCGCTCACGTAGGGGTAAAAAGCGGGGTCCCCCAGGCAGCAAAGACTGGGTGACAGCACTGAAAGGGTGTGATGACTACTTGTTTATAGAGTTTTTGAAAAGGTGTCTTCATTGGGACCCCTCTGCCCGCCTGACCCCAGCTCAAGCATTAAGACATCCTTGGATCAGCAAGTCTGTGCCCAGACCTCTCACCACAGAAAAGGTATCAGGGAAACGGGTGGTAAATCCCACAAACGCTTTCCAGGGACTGGGTTCCAAACTGCCTCCAGTTGTTGGAATAGCCAGCAAGCTTAAAGCTAACCTGATGTCAGAAACCAATGGAGGTATACCTCTGTGCAGTGTATTGCCAAAACTGATTAGCTAA
- the DYRK3 gene encoding dual specificity tyrosine-phosphorylation-regulated kinase 3 isoform X1: MGGTARGPGRKDAGPLGAGLAPQQRRLGDGVYDTFMMIDETKCPPCSNVLCNPSEPPLPRRFNITTEQLTSDHAQRFLNGGDMKVEQLFQDFGHSRPDTLQSAGITDSEKCSPTVSQGKSSESLNMVKSSSSSKAPKVVPLTPEQALKQYKHHLTAYEKLEIVNYPEIYFVGPNAKKRHGVVGGPNNGGYDDADGAYIHVPRDHLAYRYEVLKIIGKGSFGQVARVYDHKLGQYVALKVVRSEKRFRRQAAEEIRILEHLKKQDKTGSMNVIHMLESFTFRNHVCIAFELLSIDLYELIKKNKFQGFSVQLVRKFAQSILQSLDALHKNKIIHCDLKPENILLKHHGRSATKVIDFGSSCFEYQKLYTYIQSRFYRAPEIILGSRYSTPIDIWSFGCILAELLTGQPLFPGEDEGDQLACMMELLGMPPPKLLEQSKRAKYFINSKGLPRYCSVTTQADGRVVLVGGRSRRGKKRGPPGSKDWVTALKGCDDYLFIEFLKRCLHWDPSARLTPAQALRHPWISKSVPRPLTTEKVSGKRVVNPTNAFQGLGSKLPPVVGIASKLKANLMSETNGGIPLCSVLPKLIS, from the exons ATGGGAGGCACGGCTCGCGGGCCGGGGCGGAAGGATGCGGGGCCGCTCGGGGCCGGGCTCGCGCCCCAGCAGCGGAG ATTGGGGGATGGTGTCTATGATACCTTCATGATGATAGATGAAACCAAGTGCCCACCCTGTTCAAATGTACTCTGCAATCCTTCCGAACCACCTCTACCCAGAAGATTCAAT ATTACCACTGAGCAGCTGACGAGCGACCATGCTCAGCGCTTTCTGAATGGAGGTGACATGAAGGTGGAGCAGCTGTTTCAAGACTTTGGCCACAGCAGACCCGATACTCTTCAGTCAGCTGGCATCACCGACTCTGAAAAATGCTCTCCTACCGTTTCTCAGGGCAAAAGTTCAGAGAGCTTGAATATGGTGAAGTCCAGCAGTTCATCCAAAGCTCCTAAAGTAGTGCCTCTGACTCCGGAACAAGCCCTGAAGCAGTATAAACACCACCTCACTGCTTACGAGAAGCTGGAAATCGTCAATTATCCAGAAATTTACTTTGTGGGGCCAAATGCCAAAAAAAGGCATGGGGTTGTTGGTGGTCCCAATAACGGGGGGTATGATGATGCAGATGGGGCCTACATTCACGTACCTCGAGACCACCTAGCGTATCGGTACGAGGTGCTGAAAATTATCGGCAAGGGGAGTTTTGGACAGGTAGCCCGGGTCTATGATCACAAGCTTGGGCAATATGTGGCCCTGAAGGTGGTACGCAGTGAGAAACGCTTCCGTCGCCAAGCAGCTGAGGAGATCCGGATTTTGGAGCATCTTAAAAAACAGGATAAAACTGGTAGCATGAACGTTATCCATATGCTGGAAAGTTTCACATTCCGGAACCATGTTTGcattgcctttgaattgttgagCATAGACCTTTatgagctaattaaaaaaaacaagtttcaggGTTTCAGCGTCCAGTTAGTGCGCAAGTTTGCCCAGTCCATTCTGCAGTCCCTGGATGCTCTCCACAAAAATAAGATCATTCACTGTGACCTGAAGCCAGAAAACATTCTCCTGAAACACCACGGGCGCAGTGCAACCAAGGTCATTGACTTTGGGTCCAGCTGCTTTGAGTACCAGAAGCTTTACACGTATATCCAGTCTCGGTTCTACAGAGCTCCAGAGATCATCTTAGGAAGCCGCTACAGCACGCCCATTGACATCTGGAGTTTTGGTTGCATCCTTGCAGAACTTTTAACAGGACAGCCTCTCTTCCCTGGAGAGGATGAAGGAGACCAGTTGGCCTGTATGATGGAGCTTCTAGGGATGCCGCCACCAAAACTTCTGGAGCAATCCAAACGTGCCAAGTACTTTATTAATTCGAAGGGCCTACCTCGCTATTGCTCTGTGACCACTCAGGCCGATGGGAGGGTTGTGCTTGTGGGGGGCCGCTCACGTAGGGGTAAAAAGCGGGGTCCCCCAGGCAGCAAAGACTGGGTGACAGCACTGAAAGGGTGTGATGACTACTTGTTTATAGAGTTTTTGAAAAGGTGTCTTCATTGGGACCCCTCTGCCCGCCTGACCCCAGCTCAAGCATTAAGACATCCTTGGATCAGCAAGTCTGTGCCCAGACCTCTCACCACAGAAAAGGTATCAGGGAAACGGGTGGTAAATCCCACAAACGCTTTCCAGGGACTGGGTTCCAAACTGCCTCCAGTTGTTGGAATAGCCAGCAAGCTTAAAGCTAACCTGATGTCAGAAACCAATGGAGGTATACCTCTGTGCAGTGTATTGCCAAAACTGATTAGCTAA
- the DYRK3 gene encoding dual specificity tyrosine-phosphorylation-regulated kinase 3 isoform X3, which yields MKVEQLFQDFGHSRPDTLQSAGITDSEKCSPTVSQGKSSESLNMVKSSSSSKAPKVVPLTPEQALKQYKHHLTAYEKLEIVNYPEIYFVGPNAKKRHGVVGGPNNGGYDDADGAYIHVPRDHLAYRYEVLKIIGKGSFGQVARVYDHKLGQYVALKVVRSEKRFRRQAAEEIRILEHLKKQDKTGSMNVIHMLESFTFRNHVCIAFELLSIDLYELIKKNKFQGFSVQLVRKFAQSILQSLDALHKNKIIHCDLKPENILLKHHGRSATKVIDFGSSCFEYQKLYTYIQSRFYRAPEIILGSRYSTPIDIWSFGCILAELLTGQPLFPGEDEGDQLACMMELLGMPPPKLLEQSKRAKYFINSKGLPRYCSVTTQADGRVVLVGGRSRRGKKRGPPGSKDWVTALKGCDDYLFIEFLKRCLHWDPSARLTPAQALRHPWISKSVPRPLTTEKVSGKRVVNPTNAFQGLGSKLPPVVGIASKLKANLMSETNGGIPLCSVLPKLIS from the coding sequence ATGAAGGTGGAGCAGCTGTTTCAAGACTTTGGCCACAGCAGACCCGATACTCTTCAGTCAGCTGGCATCACCGACTCTGAAAAATGCTCTCCTACCGTTTCTCAGGGCAAAAGTTCAGAGAGCTTGAATATGGTGAAGTCCAGCAGTTCATCCAAAGCTCCTAAAGTAGTGCCTCTGACTCCGGAACAAGCCCTGAAGCAGTATAAACACCACCTCACTGCTTACGAGAAGCTGGAAATCGTCAATTATCCAGAAATTTACTTTGTGGGGCCAAATGCCAAAAAAAGGCATGGGGTTGTTGGTGGTCCCAATAACGGGGGGTATGATGATGCAGATGGGGCCTACATTCACGTACCTCGAGACCACCTAGCGTATCGGTACGAGGTGCTGAAAATTATCGGCAAGGGGAGTTTTGGACAGGTAGCCCGGGTCTATGATCACAAGCTTGGGCAATATGTGGCCCTGAAGGTGGTACGCAGTGAGAAACGCTTCCGTCGCCAAGCAGCTGAGGAGATCCGGATTTTGGAGCATCTTAAAAAACAGGATAAAACTGGTAGCATGAACGTTATCCATATGCTGGAAAGTTTCACATTCCGGAACCATGTTTGcattgcctttgaattgttgagCATAGACCTTTatgagctaattaaaaaaaacaagtttcaggGTTTCAGCGTCCAGTTAGTGCGCAAGTTTGCCCAGTCCATTCTGCAGTCCCTGGATGCTCTCCACAAAAATAAGATCATTCACTGTGACCTGAAGCCAGAAAACATTCTCCTGAAACACCACGGGCGCAGTGCAACCAAGGTCATTGACTTTGGGTCCAGCTGCTTTGAGTACCAGAAGCTTTACACGTATATCCAGTCTCGGTTCTACAGAGCTCCAGAGATCATCTTAGGAAGCCGCTACAGCACGCCCATTGACATCTGGAGTTTTGGTTGCATCCTTGCAGAACTTTTAACAGGACAGCCTCTCTTCCCTGGAGAGGATGAAGGAGACCAGTTGGCCTGTATGATGGAGCTTCTAGGGATGCCGCCACCAAAACTTCTGGAGCAATCCAAACGTGCCAAGTACTTTATTAATTCGAAGGGCCTACCTCGCTATTGCTCTGTGACCACTCAGGCCGATGGGAGGGTTGTGCTTGTGGGGGGCCGCTCACGTAGGGGTAAAAAGCGGGGTCCCCCAGGCAGCAAAGACTGGGTGACAGCACTGAAAGGGTGTGATGACTACTTGTTTATAGAGTTTTTGAAAAGGTGTCTTCATTGGGACCCCTCTGCCCGCCTGACCCCAGCTCAAGCATTAAGACATCCTTGGATCAGCAAGTCTGTGCCCAGACCTCTCACCACAGAAAAGGTATCAGGGAAACGGGTGGTAAATCCCACAAACGCTTTCCAGGGACTGGGTTCCAAACTGCCTCCAGTTGTTGGAATAGCCAGCAAGCTTAAAGCTAACCTGATGTCAGAAACCAATGGAGGTATACCTCTGTGCAGTGTATTGCCAAAACTGATTAGCTAA